The Sulfurimonas sp. genome includes the window AAGATCAAAGGTCTGTAGGTGGTGCTTTAAAAACGGCAGGTGGACTTGTAGGTGGTATATTAGGTGGTGGAGTAGCTTTGATTATTTACTCTTATGTAGGTTGGGAACAGACTATACAAATACTAGCCTTTACAACTTCTATCTCTTTAATCCAACTCTACTTTTATAAAGAACCTTCATCGCAAAATGAAGAAATAGAAGATAAAATAAACTTTAAACAATACATAGATTTTTGGAAACCCTCAGGAAGAAAGAAGTGGTTATTATTATTATTTCTTTATCCTATTACAATTAGTTCTGCTTATGGATTATTAAATCCTATGTTGGTAGATGCAGGGTGGACACTTGATAAAATTGGTTTTGCAGTTCATATTGTAGGATATGGTATAGGACTCATAGCTTCTTTTAGTACATCTTGGGTTATTAATAAATTTGGTAAAAAAATAGTTTTAGTTATATCTGCACTAGGGCAAAGTATAGGAATGCTATTATTACTTTTTATTATAAATGGATATAGTGACAACTTGAGTGTTATGTTAATAGTTGGTTTCATTTTTATGTTTTATATGCCCTCTGCTGTTGTCATGATAACAATAATTATGGATCAAGTATCTTCAAAATCTCCAGCCTCACAGTTTGCAATCCAACATAGTGTTTATATGTTTTCAGGAGTATTATTCGCAGGTTTTGCTATATCTTTATCTGGTGTGTTTGGTTATTCAAGTGTAATAATTGTTTGTTCAATTATTGGATTATTTGCTGTATATTTATCTACCACTATAGATGATAGCATAATACAAGGGGAGTCTTAAAATGAAAGAAATAAAAATTTTAATGCTTGTAAATGTCTTGTGCGTATCAGCAATGATGGCATTTTTAGCAGTAGTTGGCCCAATAATCAGAGCTTTAAATATGCAAGAGTGGCATGCAGGACTGACTGTATCAGTAGGTGGTATTTTATGGGTTTTACTCTCAAGATATTGGGGTAAAAAAAGTGATATAGTTGGTAGAAAACCTATATTACTTATTGGTGTTGCAGGTGTTGCTATATCGTATCTGATAATGGCGATTTTTATTGATTTTGCTGTTGTCACTCCACCTCTTGTAATAATATCTTTAGTAGTGTTAGTATTAACGCGTGGTGCAATAGGTGCTTTTTTCTCAGCGATTACCCCAGTATCAAATGCACTTATTGCAGATCATATTGAAGAATCAAAACGAACTGCTTATATATCAAAACTAGCAGCATCAAGTGGTATCGCTATGGTTTTTGCTCCTAGTATTGGTGGTGCCTTGGCTTCTTATGGTTTGTCAGTTCCATTATACACCTTTGCTGTTTTACCACTTTTAGGTGCTGTTATACTGTACTTTTATCTACCTAGTGAAAAAGTTGTAGTAAAAAAAGACATGCCAGTACCAAAACTTTTTGATATAAGATTAAGACTTCCTATGATTACTGCATTTATTACGATGTTTGGAGTTGTTACAGCTCAAGTTTGTTTAGGATTTTTTGTAATAGATAAGCTTAATGTAGATTTAATTGAAGGTGCAAAGATCACAGGATTTGTACTTTCTTGTATAGGTGTAGCATTTATAGTAGCACAAATTATCATCTCAAAAGTTGATATAAATCCATACAATTTATTGAAGTTTGGTTCACTTGTAGGTTTGCTAGGATATATTATAGTAGTTATGATGACTTCTCAACTAATCTTAACTATTGGTTTTAGTATCACTGCCTTTGGTATGGGTATGCTTTTTCCTGCTTTTCAAGCCTTGGCTGTAAATCTTGTAACCAAACACGAGCAAGGAGCATCATCTGGAACAGTATCAGCAGCACAAGGTATGGGTATTGTTGTAGCTCCTATAGTAAGTACTGCAGTTTATCAGATAAATCCTATTGCGCCATTTATATTGACAGCTTTAGCGTTTGGACTTTTATTTATAATATCATTTCAACATATAAAGAAGCTAAATGCTTGAGGTTTTAATCTTAGCCCTAGCCCTTAGCATGGATGCTTTTGCAGTATCCATAGGACTAGGTGTTAAAAATAAAAAAGATATAAAAGTACTGGCTTTAAAAGCTGGTATATTTTTTGGTATATTTCAAGCTATTATGCCACTTATCGGTTATCTAGGTGGGGTGGGATTAAAAGAGTATATTGGTGAATATGATTCTATTATTGCTTTTGTATTATTAATGATTATTGGACTTAAGATGATATATGAAGCCTTTGGTAAAAATACAGAAGATACACTCACAATCATCTCAAATAAAGTTTTATTAACTCTAGCAATAGCCACAAGTATAGATGCGATGGCTGCTGGATTTACACTACATTTATTTAATCTAAATCCAATCATTAGTTTAATACTCATTGGAATAACTACTTTTATTTTTAGTATCTTAGGTGTTTATATAGGTTCTAAAGGTGGAGGAAAATATGAAAGTAAAGCCGAGATTTTTGGTGGTATTATACTGATACTTATTGGTTTTAAAATTTTGATTTTTTAGGAATAGTTATGGGTTATTATATATTAAAAATATTAATAAGTGCTATTTTAATAGTGATTATTTCAGAAGTATCAAAAAGAAATTCACTATTTGCAGGGATAGTAGCATCTTTACCTCTTGTATCTATTTTGGCTATGATTTGGCTTTATATAGATACTAAAGATGTAGCAAAAGTAAGTGAACTCTCATCTTCAATTTTTTGGTTTGTGATACCATCTTTAGCATTATTTATATCTTTACCAATATTTTTAAAATATGGTTTTAGTTTTTATAGTAGCTTGTTTTTTTCTTCTTTTATTACTATTGGTTGTTATTATTTGATGATTTTAGTTTTGGATTACTTTAGGATAAATATGTAAAGAAATACTTTTTTAAGGGGTACCTCGAAAGCTTTATCCAAGGAATTGATTTGAAATTTTATAAGTGTTGCGCTTTAAACTTAAATTGGTGTTTTATACAATAGTATGTGCCATATATTTACCTTTATGGGATTGAGCGATGACATTTTGTTTTATCTTTGAAGATGAAGTTTGTGGATTATAGCTAACTTGAACAATCTTTTTCCCTTTTGATTTTAAGTATTTTTCTACTGCAATATTATGAGCTTTATCTCCCCAATCCTCTCCAACTACAAAAATATCAGCATCTACCTCTTTACAATTAGTTACATACTCAAGTTTATCATAAGATACAACATCATCTACACATTTTAAAGCCTTAAGCATTCTCATTCGTTGCTCTAAAGGAATAACAGGTACATTTATTTTATATGAAGCTACTACTTCATCAGAAGCTACCCCAACAACAAATTTATCTCCCAATGTTTTACAATATTCTAAGAGGTCTAAATGACCAATATGTAACAAGTCAAAAGTGCCTACTGTATATACAGTCATGATTTAATTTCCTTAGTCAAAAGTATTTTAGATATAATAGCGTTTTTATACTAAAACTATCGTTATATTCAAATGAACAATACCAACGAAAACACCTAAATTACTTACTAGGACTTACAATGTCAGCAGAAAATCACACACATAAAGAATTGCAACAACCCACTATTTTATCTTATGTAAAAGATATACCAAATCTTTTATCACTTTTAGGATTAGCCTGTACGGTATTAGCTATCTATTTCAGTATCACTGGTATTTATGGGGCAGCAATGATTGGTATGGTTTGGGCAGTTGCTTTTGATTGGGCTGATGGCTTAGTCGCAAGAAGATTAAAAGGAAGAACAGCTACAGATGCAAAATTCGGAGGGCAACTTGATGTTGTTATAGATATTGTAAGTTATGGAGTTACCCCTGCTATTTTACTTTTAAGTTATGGAAAATTCGAGCCAATATTTTTAGTTGGAGCATTTATAATGATGACTGCCGCAGCAATAAGGTTAAGTTATTTTAGTACATACGGCTTGGCTGGAGGAACAAAATATACTGGACTTGCTCTTGATAACAATAGTTTGATTTTAGTCTCTGTATTTTTACTAGAGGGCTTTGTGAGCAATGAGACTTTTACAATTATTTTATATATGAGCGGAGTTGGACTTGCAATACTGAATGTATCAGAGATTAAAACACCAAAACTTTCAGGAAATCCTAGAAATGTTTGGCTTTTAGCTATATATACTTTAGGAATAACAGCTATTTATAGTTTAAATCTTTTAAGTTAATAAAATTACTTTTATTATTTAAAACAACTTGTAGATTTATCGGTTATGAAGATTGACACCCATACTAAAGTATGGGCATGTGTTTGGTACTATTATTTGGACTCTTTTTTCATTATAGTGCCGTCTATGGCATTTACTTGAACCTTGTAATCTTTAGTTGTAGCCTTATAAATAAGAAAGTCACCTAAGTGTATAAGTTGAATTTTTTCTACCTCTTGAGTAGTTGCCTTCTTAACTATTTTACGAGCTTCTTTATCTTTGATATTGCTAAGCTTCTTCTTTTTTTGCTCAGTTTTTATTTTAAGATTTGGGTTTTTGTTGTATCCGTGAATAGAGCTATGCTCCATTGGTGTCATAGCTTGAGAAGCAAACGCAAAGATTGGAGCTAGTAGTAATGGTAAATATTTCATGATTAATCCTTTTGATTAGTAGTGTTAGTTGTATGCTCTTTTTTGTAAAAAAGCAGATATGTTGAAGGTAGTATAAGTAATGTTAAAATTGTTGAACTTATAATCCCACCTGTTATAACTATGGATAAAGGGTATTGTATTTCACTTCCTACACCACTGGCATAAAGAAGAGGAAGAATCCCAAACAAAGTTGTAAATGCTGTCATAAGAACTGGTCTAAGTCTAAGTAAAGCAGCATCTTTTACTAAAACCTTTAGGTCTACATTTGGAAACTTAAGGTGTAGTTCATCAATAAAGCTGACTAAAACTATACCGTTTAAAATAGCTATGGCAAAGATGGCTAAAAAACCGATGATTGCTGAGATTGAGAGATAGATGCCACTCACAAAAAGAGCAATAATTCCACCGATGAAACCAAAAGGTACATTTATAAGAATCAATATTGCTTTTGAAATAGAGTTAAATGCAGTATATAAAATTAATATTACTAACAACATAGTTGCAGGAATAATAATAGAAAGTTTATCAGTTGCCTCTTGCATATTTTTAAAATCACCAGCCCAGCCAATATAATAGCCAGAAGGCATAGTTACTTTTTTTTCTATAAGAGCATTAGCTTCTTTTACAAATGAAGCCACATCACGACCTTCAACTTCCATAGATAGAACCATATAACGACTTAAATTT containing:
- a CDS encoding MFS transporter, with product MTQKLTKQHIALLFSLYITQFVGFAFITESLIAILRQNGTSLENLGFIYMLGLFFVFRFLWAPFVDKIKFKRLGHYRGWIIIFQTFMVFVLIAVSFFDILTNFKIIIALSVLFAFFAASQDIALDALVFKTVHKDQRSVGGALKTAGGLVGGILGGGVALIIYSYVGWEQTIQILAFTTSISLIQLYFYKEPSSQNEEIEDKINFKQYIDFWKPSGRKKWLLLLFLYPITISSAYGLLNPMLVDAGWTLDKIGFAVHIVGYGIGLIASFSTSWVINKFGKKIVLVISALGQSIGMLLLLFIINGYSDNLSVMLIVGFIFMFYMPSAVVMITIIMDQVSSKSPASQFAIQHSVYMFSGVLFAGFAISLSGVFGYSSVIIVCSIIGLFAVYLSTTIDDSIIQGES
- a CDS encoding MFS transporter, yielding MKEIKILMLVNVLCVSAMMAFLAVVGPIIRALNMQEWHAGLTVSVGGILWVLLSRYWGKKSDIVGRKPILLIGVAGVAISYLIMAIFIDFAVVTPPLVIISLVVLVLTRGAIGAFFSAITPVSNALIADHIEESKRTAYISKLAASSGIAMVFAPSIGGALASYGLSVPLYTFAVLPLLGAVILYFYLPSEKVVVKKDMPVPKLFDIRLRLPMITAFITMFGVVTAQVCLGFFVIDKLNVDLIEGAKITGFVLSCIGVAFIVAQIIISKVDINPYNLLKFGSLVGLLGYIIVVMMTSQLILTIGFSITAFGMGMLFPAFQALAVNLVTKHEQGASSGTVSAAQGMGIVVAPIVSTAVYQINPIAPFILTALAFGLLFIISFQHIKKLNA
- a CDS encoding CDP-alcohol phosphatidyltransferase family protein, coding for MSAENHTHKELQQPTILSYVKDIPNLLSLLGLACTVLAIYFSITGIYGAAMIGMVWAVAFDWADGLVARRLKGRTATDAKFGGQLDVVIDIVSYGVTPAILLLSYGKFEPIFLVGAFIMMTAAAIRLSYFSTYGLAGGTKYTGLALDNNSLILVSVFLLEGFVSNETFTIILYMSGVGLAILNVSEIKTPKLSGNPRNVWLLAIYTLGITAIYSLNLLS
- a CDS encoding adenylyltransferase/cytidyltransferase family protein, translating into MTVYTVGTFDLLHIGHLDLLEYCKTLGDKFVVGVASDEVVASYKINVPVIPLEQRMRMLKALKCVDDVVSYDKLEYVTNCKEVDADIFVVGEDWGDKAHNIAVEKYLKSKGKKIVQVSYNPQTSSSKIKQNVIAQSHKGKYMAHTIV
- a CDS encoding PepSY domain-containing protein; the protein is MKYLPLLLAPIFAFASQAMTPMEHSSIHGYNKNPNLKIKTEQKKKKLSNIKDKEARKIVKKATTQEVEKIQLIHLGDFLIYKATTKDYKVQVNAIDGTIMKKESK
- a CDS encoding DUF3147 family protein, which produces MGYYILKILISAILIVIISEVSKRNSLFAGIVASLPLVSILAMIWLYIDTKDVAKVSELSSSIFWFVIPSLALFISLPIFLKYGFSFYSSLFFSSFITIGCYYLMILVLDYFRINM
- a CDS encoding manganese efflux pump MntP family protein; translation: MLEVLILALALSMDAFAVSIGLGVKNKKDIKVLALKAGIFFGIFQAIMPLIGYLGGVGLKEYIGEYDSIIAFVLLMIIGLKMIYEAFGKNTEDTLTIISNKVLLTLAIATSIDAMAAGFTLHLFNLNPIISLILIGITTFIFSILGVYIGSKGGGKYESKAEIFGGIILILIGFKILIF